Proteins from a single region of Aquirhabdus parva:
- a CDS encoding Hpt domain-containing protein: MSISNNAQINELQSLLGKDGFQGFLSSYLNDSQSYMKTIQSAYEQNDNALGLTAVHSLKGEIANIGATELGTLCQKLEIEFKAGQLKNSDVIIQAIQDELQKVNSSLRELL, translated from the coding sequence ATGTCAATATCAAATAACGCACAAATTAATGAACTTCAAAGTTTACTTGGAAAAGATGGTTTTCAGGGCTTCTTAAGTAGTTACCTCAACGATAGCCAAAGCTATATGAAAACAATTCAATCCGCTTATGAGCAAAATGACAATGCATTGGGCTTAACCGCAGTTCACTCACTCAAAGGTGAAATCGCAAATATCGGTGCAACAGAGCTCGGAACACTTTGTCAAAAACTAGAAATTGAATTCAAAGCCGGTCAATTAAAAAATAGTGATGTTATTATTCAAGCAATTCAAGATGAGTTGCAAAAAGTAAATAGTTCTCTGCGTGAGTTACTATAA
- a CDS encoding Lcl C-terminal domain-containing protein, translating to MYNKLLSALFVVVSLGSANNLALADDAQLPANCPAPAAPTETTEPTLASQGMWKDPNTQLIWSRCALGQEWAGDVCTGEPVKLSWKDAKDEVSKVKYAGKYGWRLPTLYELKALKLREMSNPAKACNAPWFFKSTEGYGWNWSSTPYSYFGGSLAWGVDLDSDKWDSLDKSRELRTFLVRRD from the coding sequence ATGTATAATAAATTGTTAAGCGCTTTATTCGTTGTAGTGTCATTGGGATCAGCCAATAATTTGGCGCTTGCCGATGATGCACAGCTACCTGCTAACTGCCCTGCCCCTGCAGCACCAACAGAAACCACCGAACCCACTCTTGCGTCACAAGGTATGTGGAAAGACCCTAACACTCAATTGATCTGGTCTCGTTGTGCACTGGGTCAGGAATGGGCAGGAGACGTGTGTACAGGTGAACCTGTTAAATTAAGCTGGAAAGATGCTAAAGACGAAGTCAGTAAAGTTAAATATGCTGGAAAATATGGCTGGCGCTTACCGACCTTGTATGAACTAAAAGCATTAAAACTTAGAGAAATGTCTAACCCCGCAAAAGCCTGTAACGCACCGTGGTTTTTTAAATCTACAGAAGGTTACGGCTGGAATTGGTCATCCACGCCTTATAGCTATTTTGGAGGAAGCTTAGCTTGGGGTGTTGATCTCGATTCAGACAAATGGGACTCTTTAGACAAATCACGGGAACTGCGCACATTCCTCGTTCGCCGTGATTAA
- a CDS encoding RNA methyltransferase → MVSEKNVIDHRLVLNRIRIVMVNTTLPANIGAAARAMKTMGLSQLTLVNPKIFPSPDAIALASGAADVVENATIVDTLEQALSDCVLVFGTSARSRTIPWPLLEARAATKLAIDETVNGNIAIVFGREDRGLTNEELAQAQYHLTIPVNEEYGVLNVAAAIQVICYELRMHALSLENLPEIDQQTTTDMMPLLGHMAWDEPLVDQSMMQQFYSHLEAMLTNIDFLDPNNPRLLPLRLRRLFGRIRLDRMEYNLLRGIFGRVQALSKGTWPPQSLTDAQKTEKTSDH, encoded by the coding sequence TTGGTTTCTGAAAAAAATGTTATTGATCATCGTTTAGTATTAAATCGTATTCGCATTGTCATGGTTAACACCACCCTGCCCGCTAACATTGGGGCAGCGGCTAGAGCCATGAAAACCATGGGACTCTCTCAACTCACCTTAGTTAATCCCAAAATTTTTCCAAGTCCCGATGCGATAGCACTCGCTTCAGGGGCGGCAGATGTTGTTGAAAATGCAACCATCGTAGATACACTCGAACAAGCACTTTCAGACTGTGTATTGGTGTTTGGTACCAGTGCCCGAAGTCGTACCATTCCTTGGCCTTTGCTTGAAGCTAGAGCTGCAACTAAGCTTGCAATTGATGAAACCGTCAACGGCAATATTGCGATTGTTTTTGGCCGAGAAGATCGGGGGTTAACCAATGAGGAGCTAGCGCAAGCTCAATATCATTTGACGATTCCAGTTAATGAGGAATATGGCGTACTGAATGTGGCTGCCGCCATTCAAGTGATCTGTTATGAATTGCGCATGCATGCCTTGAGTTTAGAAAACCTACCTGAAATAGATCAGCAAACCACGACAGATATGATGCCGCTCTTAGGCCATATGGCGTGGGATGAACCCCTAGTCGATCAAAGCATGATGCAGCAATTTTACAGTCACCTTGAGGCCATGCTGACCAATATTGACTTCCTGGATCCCAACAATCCTCGCTTACTCCCTTTACGCTTACGCCGTTTATTTGGACGTATTCGACTGGATCGGATGGAATATAATTTACTTCGAGGTATTTTTGGTCGAGTGCAAGCACTCAGTAAAGGAACATGGCCTCCGCAATCGTTGACGGATGCACAAAAAACTGAGAAGACTTCAGATCATTAA
- the cysE gene encoding serine O-acetyltransferase, with translation MMINSHRHPVMFKQLQEDIQAVFDRDPAARNTLEVLLTYPGIHAVLMHRAAHQLWQHQFKTTARGLSLFNRFLTGIEIHPAAKIGRRLFIDHGMGVVIGETAEIGNDVTLYHGVTLGGTTWQKGKRHPTLEDGVVVGAGAKILGPFIVGKNAKIGSNAVVTKAVPSDVTVVGNPARYVEKKMTKSPSPLLGNTDQEANPNTIIDYAKSIGFQPYAIAPNLPDPVAEAFRILLNHMQSTDRRIDTMCQTMQELNPSFCDKKNHPIQADDLPIIQDISATSQTKPMKRRQKSS, from the coding sequence ATAATGATCAATTCCCACAGGCATCCCGTGATGTTTAAGCAGCTTCAAGAAGACATTCAAGCCGTATTTGATCGCGATCCCGCAGCTCGTAATACACTTGAGGTCTTGCTCACCTATCCAGGTATCCATGCGGTTCTTATGCACCGTGCTGCGCATCAACTTTGGCAGCATCAGTTCAAAACGACGGCTCGAGGGCTATCCCTCTTCAACCGTTTTCTTACTGGTATCGAGATTCATCCTGCTGCAAAAATAGGCCGTCGATTATTCATTGATCACGGCATGGGTGTTGTCATCGGAGAAACCGCTGAAATTGGTAACGATGTAACGCTGTATCATGGTGTAACACTTGGCGGTACCACTTGGCAAAAAGGCAAACGTCATCCAACTTTAGAGGATGGCGTGGTTGTGGGTGCTGGCGCTAAAATTTTAGGACCGTTCATTGTAGGTAAAAATGCTAAAATTGGCTCTAATGCCGTGGTTACTAAAGCAGTCCCTTCGGATGTGACGGTCGTAGGCAATCCAGCTCGTTATGTCGAAAAAAAAATGACTAAGTCACCCTCCCCCTTACTTGGCAATACCGATCAAGAAGCAAACCCAAATACGATTATAGATTATGCAAAGTCTATTGGTTTCCAACCCTATGCAATTGCTCCAAATCTACCAGACCCGGTCGCTGAAGCCTTTCGCATATTACTGAATCATATGCAGTCAACCGATCGTAGAATCGATACCATGTGTCAGACGATGCAAGAACTGAATCCTTCTTTCTGTGATAAAAAGAATCACCCCATCCAAGCTGATGACTTGCCTATTATCCAAGATATCAGTGCAACTTCACAAACCAAACCCATGAAAAGAAGACAAAAATCCTCATAA
- a CDS encoding tetratricopeptide repeat protein encodes MRPLTLKPHLLSVSILAAFALGACQQTPPPIPVNNVPLSAEYNRNLLIPPAAPVVDEDPLALQIKAIDRSDYDGRIALLAKYAKHYPPHFDNKRARRAAEVEAKDLAETLNVIANNPQATHAQLLQGFKANGLARNLDVGKDTTTNANNFMRRALKMKPNDPETNFWFGVLLSEGGGMNEGIPYLNKAAKGGYSEAYLSIANAYLSLNKKAKALSALESYKRLVPDDARIPEMVDAVKTDKASIW; translated from the coding sequence ATGCGACCACTTACTTTGAAACCTCACCTACTTAGTGTCTCTATTCTTGCCGCATTTGCACTGGGTGCGTGCCAGCAAACCCCTCCGCCAATTCCTGTAAATAATGTCCCGCTTTCGGCCGAATATAATCGTAACCTACTTATTCCCCCGGCAGCACCGGTTGTTGATGAAGATCCGCTCGCACTCCAAATTAAAGCGATTGATCGCAGCGATTATGATGGTCGCATCGCGCTACTTGCTAAATATGCAAAGCATTATCCACCGCACTTTGACAATAAGCGTGCACGACGTGCCGCTGAAGTTGAAGCAAAAGATCTGGCAGAAACGCTCAACGTTATCGCAAATAACCCCCAAGCGACCCATGCACAATTATTGCAAGGATTCAAAGCCAATGGACTTGCACGTAATTTAGATGTAGGCAAAGACACGACCACTAACGCCAATAATTTTATGCGCCGCGCTCTGAAAATGAAGCCTAATGATCCTGAAACAAATTTTTGGTTTGGTGTTCTGTTGTCAGAAGGCGGCGGTATGAATGAGGGTATTCCTTATTTGAACAAAGCAGCAAAGGGTGGCTACTCTGAAGCCTATCTGTCTATCGCCAATGCTTATCTATCTCTCAATAAAAAAGCAAAAGCATTAAGTGCATTAGAAAGCTATAAACGTCTAGTACCTGATGATGCACGTATACCTGAGATGGTAGATGCCGTGAAAACGGATAAAGCTTCAATTTGGTAA
- a CDS encoding NGG1p interacting factor NIF3 gives MYKLTFYVPDTHVEVVKSAIFAVGAGRCGSYDCCCWQVQGQGQFRALASSNPFLGEVGKLETVTEWRVETIVEDHDIHVVIGALKTSHPYEMPAFDVVKIEFYQ, from the coding sequence ATGTATAAATTGACCTTTTATGTTCCGGACACTCATGTTGAAGTCGTTAAAAGTGCGATTTTTGCTGTGGGTGCTGGACGGTGTGGGTCATATGATTGTTGTTGTTGGCAAGTACAAGGCCAAGGTCAGTTCAGAGCATTAGCAAGCTCAAATCCTTTTCTGGGTGAAGTTGGTAAACTTGAAACTGTAACTGAGTGGCGTGTGGAAACGATTGTCGAAGACCATGATATCCATGTTGTTATCGGGGCACTCAAAACATCACATCCATATGAAATGCCCGCATTTGATGTCGTGAAAATCGAGTTTTATCAGTAA
- the purL gene encoding phosphoribosylformylglycinamidine synthase, whose product MFIVAGAPALSTFKQRQLLSRLSGLASVEGVESQFLYFFDQPLDTKQLKAAVGLLNDDQAFTVQAKSPNSIQVLVTPRVGTISPWSSKATDIFKNCDVAVNRLERGILYTLHGVSIATRELKALLHDRMTESVFDDVEQASQLFHVTEPKPLNTIDILENGRDALIKANREFGFALSIEEIDYLTDAFTRLGRNPNDIELMMFAQANSEHCRHKIFNAEWTVNGAKQPLSLFQMIKNTYKTSPENVLSAYKDNASVIVGSSAARFYPQGKQHKYSYTNQATHVLMKVETHNHPTAIAPFAGAATGSGGEIRDEGATGRGGKPKAGLAGFTVSNLNIPGAREPWEDQEGAEYGKPSRMASPFQIMTDGPLGAAAFNNEFGRPNLCGYFRTFELNLNGNVRGFHKPIMLAGGYGNIRPDHVEKLPIQQGDLLIVLGGPALLIGLGGGAASSVDSGTMGEQLDFASVQRENPEMERRCQEVIDACWGMEESNPIVSIHDVGAGGLSNAMPELVNDHKLGAILNLRNIPSLEAGMSPMEIWSNEAQERYVLAIRPESLKLFESLCARERCPFAVLGEATDVRHLTVSDTHFGNNPVDLPMQVMLGGAPKLQREYSDVKTVGTEFDTTKIDLKDAIFRVLRHPTVASKSFLITIGDRSITGFVARDQMVGRWQVPVADCAVTVTGHQSTTGEVMSMGERPPVALLNPSASARLCVAEAITNLAATPIDKLSDIKLSANWMAAAGQPGEDQALFEAVRTIGMELCPALEIAIPVGKDSLSMRTTWNDEGVEKAVTSPMSLIVTAFAPVLDVQLHVTPELRRVDEETVLVRVDLSRGQFRLGASVLTLVYNHLGEVAADLDDANDLKVFFNVIQTWTKAGKLLAYHDISDGGLLATVSEMMFASRLGVDLKLGSNPIAELFAEEVGCVVQVRTRDWAELQSALSGSPLATAVSVIGSVNDSDTLTVAGLSLPRAELQSAWAKVSHQIQRQRDNSECADQEYALISDASHQGLIAKATFDLNEPVEAPFLNLSQPKVAILREQGVNGQLEMAAAFDRVGFETYDVHMSDLLAGRVRLDDFQGLVACGGFSYGDVLGAGGGWAKSVMYHAKLRDQFESFFHRSETFTLGVCNGCQMLSQLKTLIPQAELFPRFRRNTSESFEARAVNVRVEKSRSVLLEGMAGSILPIAIAHGEGRVDATADQLAALNAHEQVTMRFVDSHGAPTQIYPLNPNGSPEAITGVTSGDGRATLVMPHPERNFRALQHSWKPEDWTEDGAWLRLFRNARSFAG is encoded by the coding sequence ATGTTTATTGTGGCTGGTGCGCCTGCACTCTCTACCTTCAAGCAACGTCAGTTGCTCTCCCGTTTATCTGGTCTTGCGTCTGTAGAAGGAGTAGAAAGTCAATTTCTTTATTTCTTTGATCAGCCTCTAGATACCAAGCAGCTTAAAGCTGCTGTTGGCTTATTAAACGATGATCAAGCTTTTACAGTTCAAGCAAAATCACCCAACAGTATTCAAGTCCTGGTAACACCACGTGTGGGGACGATTTCTCCGTGGTCATCTAAAGCGACTGATATTTTCAAGAACTGTGATGTTGCGGTAAACCGTTTGGAACGAGGGATACTCTATACCTTACACGGTGTAAGCATTGCGACTAGAGAGCTCAAAGCACTTCTGCATGATCGTATGACCGAAAGCGTATTCGATGATGTTGAACAAGCTAGCCAGTTGTTTCATGTAACAGAACCAAAACCTCTTAATACCATTGATATTTTAGAAAATGGCCGCGATGCTTTAATTAAAGCCAATCGTGAGTTTGGTTTCGCACTTTCGATTGAAGAAATTGACTATTTGACGGATGCATTTACTCGCTTAGGGCGCAATCCAAACGATATCGAGCTCATGATGTTTGCTCAGGCGAATTCAGAGCATTGTCGTCATAAAATCTTTAATGCAGAGTGGACAGTGAATGGCGCAAAACAGCCATTGTCACTGTTTCAAATGATCAAAAATACCTATAAAACATCTCCTGAAAATGTACTGTCAGCATATAAAGACAATGCTTCTGTAATCGTTGGTTCATCTGCTGCCCGTTTTTATCCGCAGGGTAAACAGCATAAGTACAGCTACACCAACCAAGCCACTCATGTCTTGATGAAGGTAGAAACGCACAACCATCCTACAGCGATTGCTCCTTTTGCGGGTGCAGCAACAGGTTCTGGTGGTGAGATCCGCGATGAAGGTGCAACGGGTCGTGGTGGTAAACCTAAGGCAGGATTAGCAGGTTTTACGGTTTCCAACCTTAACATTCCTGGTGCGCGTGAGCCATGGGAAGACCAAGAAGGTGCGGAATATGGCAAGCCATCGCGTATGGCATCGCCTTTTCAGATTATGACGGATGGTCCGCTTGGCGCTGCTGCATTTAACAATGAATTTGGTCGCCCAAATCTTTGTGGTTACTTCCGTACTTTTGAGCTGAATTTAAACGGCAATGTTCGCGGCTTCCATAAGCCCATTATGCTTGCTGGTGGTTATGGCAATATTCGCCCTGACCATGTTGAAAAGTTACCTATCCAACAAGGTGATCTGTTGATCGTGCTGGGCGGTCCTGCGCTGCTGATCGGATTAGGCGGTGGCGCTGCGTCCAGTGTCGATAGCGGTACGATGGGTGAGCAGCTCGATTTTGCGTCGGTCCAGCGTGAAAACCCAGAGATGGAACGCCGTTGCCAAGAAGTGATTGATGCCTGTTGGGGCATGGAAGAGTCGAACCCTATTGTTTCGATTCATGATGTTGGTGCAGGCGGCTTGTCCAATGCGATGCCAGAGCTGGTGAATGATCATAAGCTGGGTGCGATTTTAAACTTGCGTAACATTCCTTCGCTAGAAGCTGGGATGTCACCCATGGAAATCTGGTCAAACGAAGCACAAGAACGTTATGTCTTGGCGATCCGCCCAGAGTCTTTGAAATTATTTGAAAGCCTATGTGCTCGTGAGCGCTGCCCGTTTGCTGTGCTGGGTGAAGCAACAGATGTCCGTCATTTAACGGTCAGCGATACTCATTTTGGCAATAATCCTGTTGATTTACCTATGCAGGTTATGTTGGGTGGCGCACCAAAATTACAGCGTGAATACAGCGATGTGAAGACTGTAGGTACTGAATTCGATACAACAAAAATTGATCTGAAAGATGCAATTTTCCGTGTATTACGTCATCCAACGGTCGCCAGTAAATCATTCTTGATTACGATTGGCGATCGCTCGATCACGGGTTTTGTTGCTCGTGATCAGATGGTCGGTCGTTGGCAGGTCCCTGTTGCGGATTGCGCCGTTACTGTAACAGGCCATCAGAGTACTACGGGTGAAGTGATGAGTATGGGCGAGCGCCCACCTGTTGCATTGCTTAATCCTTCGGCATCAGCGCGTCTATGTGTTGCTGAGGCCATTACTAATTTGGCAGCAACCCCGATTGATAAGCTCAGTGATATTAAACTGTCGGCCAATTGGATGGCCGCAGCAGGCCAACCGGGTGAAGATCAAGCCCTTTTTGAAGCTGTGCGTACCATTGGCATGGAGTTGTGCCCGGCACTGGAAATTGCTATTCCTGTGGGGAAAGACTCCTTGTCTATGCGGACCACGTGGAATGATGAAGGTGTAGAGAAAGCGGTTACTTCGCCAATGTCGTTAATTGTCACAGCGTTTGCGCCTGTACTTGATGTTCAGTTGCATGTAACACCTGAGTTACGTAGAGTTGATGAGGAGACCGTGCTGGTTCGTGTTGATCTCTCACGTGGTCAATTCCGCTTAGGCGCTTCTGTATTGACATTGGTTTATAACCATTTGGGTGAAGTCGCGGCAGATCTTGATGATGCGAATGATCTTAAAGTATTCTTTAATGTCATCCAGACATGGACGAAAGCCGGAAAACTGCTTGCATATCATGATATTTCAGATGGTGGACTCCTCGCCACAGTCAGTGAAATGATGTTTGCAAGTCGTTTAGGAGTTGACCTTAAGCTCGGTAGCAATCCAATCGCAGAGTTATTTGCTGAAGAAGTCGGCTGTGTTGTTCAAGTACGCACTCGTGATTGGGCTGAATTACAGTCTGCGCTGAGTGGTTCTCCACTAGCAACTGCAGTGAGCGTCATAGGCTCGGTGAATGATAGTGATACGTTAACTGTTGCTGGGTTGAGTTTGCCTCGTGCTGAGTTGCAATCGGCGTGGGCTAAGGTGAGTCATCAGATTCAACGCCAACGTGATAACAGTGAATGTGCTGATCAAGAGTATGCCCTGATCAGTGATGCCTCCCACCAAGGTTTGATTGCAAAAGCAACCTTTGATCTCAATGAACCTGTTGAAGCTCCCTTTTTGAATCTCAGCCAACCTAAAGTGGCGATCTTGCGTGAGCAAGGTGTCAACGGTCAGCTTGAAATGGCCGCTGCTTTTGATCGTGTTGGCTTTGAGACTTATGATGTTCACATGAGTGATTTGTTAGCTGGACGCGTGCGCTTAGATGATTTCCAAGGCTTAGTAGCGTGTGGCGGTTTCAGCTATGGTGATGTCCTAGGTGCAGGGGGTGGTTGGGCAAAATCTGTTATGTATCATGCAAAACTTCGTGATCAGTTTGAGAGTTTCTTTCATCGTAGTGAAACGTTTACGCTTGGTGTTTGTAATGGTTGTCAAATGTTATCGCAGTTGAAAACGTTGATTCCTCAAGCAGAGCTTTTCCCGCGTTTTCGCCGTAATACTAGTGAATCATTTGAAGCACGTGCGGTTAACGTTCGTGTTGAAAAATCTCGTTCAGTTTTACTGGAAGGCATGGCTGGTTCGATTCTACCGATTGCGATTGCACATGGTGAAGGTCGTGTTGATGCAACAGCAGATCAATTGGCGGCATTAAATGCACATGAACAAGTGACTATGCGTTTTGTTGATAGTCATGGAGCACCTACTCAAATCTATCCTTTGAATCCTAACGGCTCTCCTGAAGCAATCACTGGAGTGACATCCGGTGATGGACGGGCAACATTAGTGATGCCTCATCCTGAGCGTAACTTCCGTGCATTGCAACATAGCTGGAAGCCAGAGGATTGGACTGAAGATGGTGCATGGCTACGTTTATTTAGAAATGCTCGTAGTTTTGCTGGTTAA
- a CDS encoding enoyl-CoA hydratase-related protein has translation MSLTCITQPHPNLNATIQDGILELVLNRPERKNALFGEFYLALEQAILEADQNPAVRVVLLRGEQDFSAGNDLQDFANSPASGIDAPPFRVLRAATSLTKPLIIAVRGVAVGIGTTLLLHADLVYCDATARFQMPFLSLGLSPEGASTLLLPQRAGYLKAAEFLLLAEPFNAEAALNAKLVNQIIPDDVYAYAREKAVRITQLPLASIKLTKAMLRDTAPTTVVERINSEAIEFVQRVKTPEMKEALTAFKEKRAPNFRQFD, from the coding sequence ATGTCCCTGACTTGTATCACCCAACCCCATCCAAACCTCAACGCAACCATACAAGATGGAATACTAGAGCTCGTCCTTAATCGTCCAGAGCGAAAGAATGCGCTCTTCGGTGAGTTTTATTTAGCATTGGAACAAGCGATTCTTGAGGCTGATCAAAATCCAGCTGTACGTGTCGTCTTACTCCGGGGGGAGCAGGATTTTAGTGCAGGGAATGATCTACAGGATTTTGCAAACTCACCTGCTTCAGGAATTGATGCGCCACCGTTCCGCGTTCTTCGCGCAGCGACATCGTTGACTAAGCCTTTGATCATTGCAGTTCGTGGCGTTGCTGTTGGGATTGGTACCACGTTATTGCTTCATGCAGATCTGGTCTATTGCGATGCAACTGCCCGCTTTCAAATGCCATTTTTAAGTTTAGGGCTATCGCCTGAAGGCGCTTCAACATTGCTGCTTCCTCAGCGCGCGGGCTATTTAAAAGCGGCTGAATTTTTACTTTTGGCTGAACCGTTTAATGCAGAAGCTGCACTAAATGCAAAACTCGTCAATCAAATCATTCCTGATGATGTTTATGCATATGCACGTGAAAAAGCTGTACGCATTACTCAATTGCCGCTTGCTTCAATCAAGCTTACTAAGGCGATGCTGCGTGATACAGCTCCTACAACCGTTGTCGAACGTATTAACTCAGAAGCCATTGAATTTGTTCAGCGCGTCAAAACACCAGAGATGAAAGAAGCCCTAACGGCTTTTAAAGAAAAACGCGCCCCAAACTTTAGACAGTTTGATTAA